One Campylobacter concisus DNA segment encodes these proteins:
- the hypE gene encoding hydrogenase expression/formation protein HypE: protein MKKIMLSHGGGGEEMNSLINETIFKIFDNEILRQSNDSAILNLNGKIAFSSDSFVVTPIFFNGGDIGKIAACGTINDLAMVGASAKYLSCSLIIEEGLSIEELERVLSSLAKTCKESGVSVVCGDTKVVPKGKCDKIFINTAGIGEIVCEGVELKNLKAGAKILISGDVGRHGGVVLAAREEFELGLDLKSDCKSLKEVVLKLFSAGIKPQCMRDATRGGLSAVLNEWAKFSKFDILVFEENIKVADEVMGVCELFGFEPYELANEGTFVMAVDESEAKDALEILREFDQNAMIIGEVLEAKNERVIIENAYKSRRFLEPPKGELLPRIC from the coding sequence ATGAAAAAGATAATGCTAAGCCACGGCGGCGGCGGCGAGGAAATGAACTCGCTTATAAATGAGACGATATTTAAAATTTTTGATAACGAAATTTTAAGGCAGAGCAACGACTCGGCGATACTAAATTTAAACGGCAAGATCGCATTTAGCTCAGATAGCTTTGTGGTAACTCCCATTTTTTTTAATGGTGGCGACATCGGCAAGATCGCAGCTTGTGGCACGATAAACGACTTAGCGATGGTTGGAGCAAGTGCAAAATACCTAAGCTGCTCGCTCATCATAGAAGAGGGGCTTAGTATAGAAGAGCTCGAGCGTGTGCTAAGCTCGCTTGCAAAAACTTGCAAAGAAAGCGGCGTAAGCGTCGTTTGTGGTGATACAAAGGTCGTGCCAAAGGGCAAATGTGACAAAATTTTTATAAACACAGCAGGCATTGGCGAGATAGTTTGCGAAGGCGTGGAGCTTAAAAATTTAAAGGCAGGGGCTAAAATTTTAATCTCTGGAGATGTTGGCAGACACGGCGGCGTGGTGCTTGCAGCAAGAGAGGAATTTGAGCTTGGGCTCGATCTAAAGAGTGACTGCAAGAGCCTAAAAGAGGTTGTTTTAAAGCTATTTAGTGCTGGCATAAAACCGCAGTGTATGCGTGATGCGACCAGGGGCGGACTAAGTGCAGTGCTAAATGAGTGGGCTAAATTTAGTAAATTTGACATCTTAGTTTTTGAAGAAAATATCAAGGTGGCTGACGAAGTGATGGGCGTTTGCGAGCTCTTTGGTTTTGAGCCTTATGAGCTTGCAAATGAGGGCACTTTTGTAATGGCTGTTGATGAGAGCGAGGCCAAGGACGCGCTAGAAATTTTAAGAGAATTTGATCAAAATGCGATGATAATAGGCGAGGTTTTGGAGGCTAAAAACGAGCGTGTCATCATCGAAAACGCCTATAAATCAAGAAGATTTCTCGAGCCGCCAAAGGGCGAGCTACTACCAAGGATCTGCTAA
- a CDS encoding AsmA-like C-terminal domain-containing protein — MEQLYIKLDKKIIARAKQIKLPNFKKESKQKSSDERLLNLSKSVDFIDTIFQEISLENVQIGDDFKLKILFLDDIFFVDSPYLNVDIKFQNEQQDGIDLFSVRNLSFKDFNVSISGEGSADFDKNDYKFEGNFTSHELHGKLNFALKDTFLTYKAYDVEAGSIKNFIDELDRRIELNSEVKSWIYGYIVADDYELKEINGKADLAKNNFYLNDLNATANTKNLLVKFEKGLPAVNVGEANITLKNSKLKFDLISPIYKGKKLDGSSVAINNIFDEKSANLELFIKTKSIYDEAINEILKAYKIIVPVRQLSGKMDASLKILIKLDEKSLENFDEKSVIANGEFKLSDAVLEIAGSKFNTKGALVKLINTTNLSIDATGFGLEFFKANAKAYINLQKSTGEIKGTIESFDLKEKNDEILVFKNEPFSAFLDFSKADETLLKIEPFGLDMSFGSESKISTKNSKFFIESSPVLKENGVRSFDELSIKSKDFTDLEIFAKGANFDLPFLDKNGSKYENDDLKILVSKAGVKVDSASKKLSLDIKEKTINVKTKDLNLLVLDDNKTSEQSTPLELLARNGDIILKDLNKTLPFNSFSAEKKGKSTSLNGLAQQGRVGYFNDEKSINLDATDISGEFINDLFGIKSFEGGKFRLKLLGENSKNFKAEVRFFDTFLKDYIFYQRLLSFLNSVPSLLSFKTPDFNDKGFTVKNGKILLTRNGDMIEFLAIEMIGTSADIGGRGTIDLKSKKINIDLELKLLKDASSIIDKIPLVNQIILGKDRSLSTVIAIRGTTDKPEYSTQILQDALLSPLKIIRNVIQAPFLIFE; from the coding sequence TGCAAGAGCAAAGCAGATAAAGCTCCCAAATTTTAAGAAAGAGAGCAAGCAAAAAAGCAGCGATGAGCGCCTTTTAAATCTTAGTAAAAGCGTAGATTTTATAGATACGATTTTTCAAGAAATTTCACTTGAAAATGTGCAAATAGGAGATGATTTTAAACTAAAAATTCTATTTTTAGATGATATATTTTTTGTTGATAGCCCTTATTTAAATGTGGATATTAAATTCCAAAACGAACAGCAAGATGGAATAGATCTTTTTAGCGTTAGAAATTTAAGCTTTAAGGATTTTAACGTCAGCATTAGCGGCGAAGGAAGTGCGGATTTTGATAAAAATGACTATAAATTTGAGGGAAATTTCACCTCTCATGAGCTGCACGGTAAGCTAAATTTTGCCCTAAAAGATACATTTTTAACCTACAAAGCTTACGATGTCGAGGCTGGAAGCATTAAAAACTTCATTGACGAGCTTGACAGACGCATAGAGCTAAATAGTGAAGTTAAAAGCTGGATATATGGATACATCGTTGCTGATGATTACGAGTTAAAAGAGATAAATGGCAAGGCTGATCTAGCCAAAAATAACTTTTATCTAAATGATCTAAATGCCACCGCAAATACTAAAAATTTGCTCGTTAAATTTGAAAAAGGCTTGCCAGCCGTAAATGTAGGTGAGGCAAATATTACGCTTAAAAACTCAAAGCTTAAATTTGATCTTATTTCGCCTATTTACAAGGGCAAAAAGCTTGATGGCTCAAGCGTTGCGATAAACAATATCTTTGATGAGAAAAGCGCAAATTTAGAGCTTTTTATAAAGACAAAATCGATCTATGATGAAGCAATAAATGAGATATTAAAAGCCTATAAGATCATCGTGCCAGTAAGGCAGCTTAGCGGAAAAATGGATGCTAGCTTAAAAATTTTGATAAAGCTTGATGAGAAAAGCTTAGAAAATTTTGATGAAAAAAGCGTCATTGCAAATGGAGAATTTAAGCTAAGTGACGCGGTTTTGGAGATTGCTGGAAGTAAATTTAACACTAAAGGCGCCCTTGTAAAGCTCATAAATACGACAAATTTAAGCATCGATGCTACTGGCTTTGGACTTGAGTTTTTTAAAGCAAATGCCAAGGCTTATATAAATTTACAAAAAAGTACTGGCGAGATAAAAGGCACAATAGAAAGCTTTGATCTAAAAGAGAAAAATGATGAAATTTTAGTCTTTAAAAATGAGCCATTTAGCGCATTTTTAGACTTTAGCAAGGCTGATGAAACTTTGCTTAAGATAGAGCCATTTGGGCTTGATATGAGCTTTGGCAGTGAAAGTAAAATATCAACAAAAAATAGTAAATTTTTCATAGAGAGCTCGCCTGTTTTAAAGGAAAATGGGGTGCGTAGTTTTGATGAGCTTAGCATAAAAAGTAAGGATTTTACTGATCTTGAAATTTTTGCCAAAGGAGCAAACTTTGATTTGCCGTTTTTAGATAAAAATGGCTCAAAGTATGAAAATGACGATCTTAAAATTTTAGTCTCAAAAGCTGGTGTGAAGGTAGATAGCGCAAGTAAAAAGCTAAGCCTAGACATAAAAGAAAAAACCATAAACGTAAAAACTAAAGATCTAAATTTGCTAGTGCTTGATGATAACAAAACCAGCGAGCAAAGCACGCCGCTTGAGCTCTTGGCAAGAAACGGTGATATTATTTTAAAAGATTTAAACAAAACACTGCCATTTAATAGCTTTAGCGCCGAGAAAAAGGGCAAAAGCACCTCGCTAAATGGGCTGGCGCAGCAAGGAAGAGTTGGCTATTTTAATGATGAAAAGAGTATAAATTTAGACGCAACCGACATAAGCGGAGAATTTATCAACGACCTTTTTGGCATCAAGAGCTTTGAAGGTGGTAAATTTCGCCTGAAACTACTTGGAGAAAACTCTAAGAATTTCAAGGCAGAGGTGAGATTTTTTGATACTTTTTTAAAAGATTATATCTTTTATCAAAGACTACTTAGCTTTTTAAACTCGGTTCCATCGCTTCTTAGCTTTAAAACGCCCGACTTTAATGACAAGGGCTTTACTGTTAAAAATGGTAAAATCTTACTCACTAGAAATGGCGATATGATCGAATTTTTAGCGATTGAAATGATAGGTACAAGTGCTGATATCGGCGGGCGTGGCACCATTGACCTAAAGAGTAAAAAGATAAACATCGACCTTGAGCTAAAGCTACTAAAAGACGCTAGCAGTATCATTGATAAAATTCCACTAGTAAATCAAATAATCCTTGGCAAGGACCGCTCACTCTCAACCGTTATCGCCATACGAGGCACTACCGATAAGCCTGAGTACTCGACGCAGATCCTGCAAGACGCCCTACTCTCACCACTAAAGATAATAAGAAACGTGATTCAGGCTCCGTTTTTGATATTTGAGTAG
- the hypA gene encoding hydrogenase maturation nickel metallochaperone HypA, which yields MHELSIVQNLVSLCEKNAAKENAKEISKIEIKVGRLSGVEPHYLQNAFDVYKAGTICENAELVINLQGIVIECLDCGFGGELSENDFTCPKCKSQNLKVTDGEDMYLMRLEMK from the coding sequence ATGCACGAGCTTAGCATCGTTCAAAATTTAGTTAGTCTTTGTGAAAAAAACGCAGCCAAAGAAAACGCCAAAGAGATAAGCAAGATCGAGATAAAGGTTGGCCGTTTAAGCGGCGTCGAGCCTCATTATTTGCAGAATGCCTTTGATGTTTATAAGGCTGGCACGATCTGCGAAAATGCTGAGCTTGTGATAAATTTACAAGGCATTGTGATCGAGTGTTTGGATTGCGGATTTGGTGGGGAGCTTAGCGAAAATGACTTTACCTGTCCAAAGTGCAAAAGCCAAAATTTAAAGGTGACTGACGGCGAAGATATGTATCTGATGCGCCTTGAGATGAAGTAA